The Xylophilus rhododendri region TTGACGATGGACGGGATCTCCATGCCGCCCACATAACTCACCACGCCGCTCTTGCTGAGCATGGCGGCGGAGGCGCCGGCCACGAAAGCGATCTCGGCCTGCTTCACGTCGTAGCCGGCCACGTTGGCCACCTCGTCGCCCTTGCTGCCGCCGACGATGGAGAAATGCGTCTTGGGAAAGCGCTTGGCCACTTTCATCACGGCCGCCTGCGTCTGCCCGCCCACGCCGATCACCAGGCTGTTCTTGCTGGCCAGGTTGACCAGGGCCTGTTCCATGTCGGCGTAGTTGATGTTCTCGATCATCTGCACCTTGATCTTGTCGCCGTACTGCTTCTGCGCGGCGGCCAGGCCGTCGTAGCCGGATTCCATCCAGCCCTTGTCGGACTTGGAGCCGGGGATCAGCACACCGACGGTGACCGGGCCGGCCGCCTGCGCGGCGCCGGCCAGGGCCAGGGTGGCTGCCACGATGGAGGCGAAAGAGGTGAATTTGGACAGGGGCTTGGACATTGGCATTCCTTTCGCTAGGGAGAGTGCGTAAGTAACTAAACAATTACCTGATGGACGAGTCGGGGCGAGCGTTCGCAAGAACGGTGCCACCCGTTTTCGGGCCGCCGCGGGGCGGCTGGCACCACAAAGGCGCCAAGCCCGGCACCGCGGCGGTGCCCCGTCCATACCCAAGCTGGAGCAGCACCATGCAGATCGATACGACGCACATTCCCGGCGCCCTGGGCACCGCACCGCACTACCACTGGCGCGCCACGGCCGAACAGGTCGACATGGCCATGCCCGCGCCCGCGCCCCGCCCCCTGCGCCTGGCCGCCGAGCCGCAGAACCTGGTGATCGACCTGCGCCGTAGCGCCATGGTGGTGATCGACATGCAGAACGACTTCTGCACCCAGGGCGGCTGGGTGGACCATATCGGCGGCAACTACGCCGCCGACCGCGCCGCCATCGCGCCGCTGCAGGCCCTGCTGCCGGCCCTGCGCGAAGCCGGGGTGCCCGTCATCTGGGTGAACTGGGGCAACCGGCCGGACCTGGCCAACATGCCGCCCAACCAGATCCACCTCTACAAGAACAGCGGCAGCGGCACCGGCCTGGGCGACCCGCTGCCCGAGGGGCGCGGCAACGTCTTGGAGAAGGACTCCTGGGCCGCCGCCATCGTGGACGAACTCGCGCCCCTGCCCGGCGACATCCGGGTGGACAAGCACCGCATCAGCGGCTTCTGGGACACCCCGCTCGACAGCATCCTGCGCAACCTGGGCGTGAAGACGGTTCTCTTCGCCGGCTGCAACACCGACCAGTGCGTGCTGCACACGCTGACCGATGCCAATTTCCTGGGCTACGGCTGCGTGATGCTGGAGGACTGCTGCGCCACCTCCTCGCCGGATTTCTGCACCCAGGCCACGGTCTGGAACGTGAAAAAGTGCTTCGGTTTCGTCAGCGATTCGCAGCGGATGCTGAGCGCGCTGGCGCAGCAGCCGGCCTGAGCGGCGCGGGGACAATCCCACGATGCCCGTCATCCCGAAACCTGCTCCGAAGAAGAAGGCCGCCGCCCGCGACCCCGCCCGCACCCGCGCCCGCATCCTCAAGGCCGCCGTGGCCGAGTTCTCCGCCAAGGGCTTCAGCGGCGCCCGCACCGAGGAGATCGCCCGGCGCGCCAAGTCCAACATCCGCATGCTCTACCACTACTTCGGCGGCAAGGATGCGCTGTATGTGAGCGTGCTGGAGGACGTGCTGCTGCGCCTGCGCGCGGCCGAGATGCAGCTGGACTTCGAAGCCGTCGAGCCGCTGGAAGGCGTGCTGGCCATGTTCGATTTCATCGACAGCCATTTCGGCGCCCGCCCCGAGCTGGGCCGGCTGCTGGCTTTCGAGAACATGAACCACGCCAAACACCTGCAGCGCTCCGACGCCATCCGCGCCGCCGCCTCGCCGGTGCTGGACCTGATCGCCGGCCTGCTGCGGCGCGGCGAGGCCAGCGGCGCCTTCCGCGCCGGCATCGATGCCCTGCACCTCTACACCGCCATGGTGAGCCTGGCCTACTACAGCCGGGCGCACGGCCACACCCTGTCGCGCATCTTCGGCACCGACCTGCTGGACCCTGCCTGGCTGGCGGAACACCGGGTGCTGGCGCACGAGATGCTGGTCGGCTACCTGAAGCCTCAGCCCTCGAACGAGACCGAGGCCAGCTTGTCGGTCATGAAATCCGGCCGCTCCAGGATGGGCCGGCCGATCGCCACCAGATCGGCC contains the following coding sequences:
- a CDS encoding BMP family protein, with product MSKPLSKFTSFASIVAATLALAGAAQAAGPVTVGVLIPGSKSDKGWMESGYDGLAAAQKQYGDKIKVQMIENINYADMEQALVNLASKNSLVIGVGGQTQAAVMKVAKRFPKTHFSIVGGSKGDEVANVAGYDVKQAEIAFVAGASAAMLSKSGVVSYVGGMEIPSIVNAGKEFGKGAAYINPKIKYVENYTGDFDNVAKSKEATLAAIAQGADVHYHILNLGLRGMEQAAKEKGTHIIGSYTDRCGSDPLYPAYSITGVGYEVQYAIDQAVSGSWKPGYKPFGLAMGPKASDMVICKGTAEQKARIEAIKKDIQSGKIKVLEG
- a CDS encoding cysteine hydrolase, encoding MQIDTTHIPGALGTAPHYHWRATAEQVDMAMPAPAPRPLRLAAEPQNLVIDLRRSAMVVIDMQNDFCTQGGWVDHIGGNYAADRAAIAPLQALLPALREAGVPVIWVNWGNRPDLANMPPNQIHLYKNSGSGTGLGDPLPEGRGNVLEKDSWAAAIVDELAPLPGDIRVDKHRISGFWDTPLDSILRNLGVKTVLFAGCNTDQCVLHTLTDANFLGYGCVMLEDCCATSSPDFCTQATVWNVKKCFGFVSDSQRMLSALAQQPA
- a CDS encoding TetR/AcrR family transcriptional regulator, whose product is MPVIPKPAPKKKAAARDPARTRARILKAAVAEFSAKGFSGARTEEIARRAKSNIRMLYHYFGGKDALYVSVLEDVLLRLRAAEMQLDFEAVEPLEGVLAMFDFIDSHFGARPELGRLLAFENMNHAKHLQRSDAIRAAASPVLDLIAGLLRRGEASGAFRAGIDALHLYTAMVSLAYYSRAHGHTLSRIFGTDLLDPAWLAEHRVLAHEMLVGYLKPQPSNETEASLSVMKSGRSRMGRPIATRSA